The sequence CCTCGATGTTCGCGGCGGGGGTGGATCCGGCCACGGAGCAGACCTGCTTGCCGCGGACGTCCTCGGGCGTGTTGATCGTGGTGTCGTCCGCGAGGACCATGAGCGCCTGGCCGGCCACGTAGTACGGGCCCGCGAAGTCCACGACCTCCTTGCGCTTGTCGTTGATCGTGTAGGTCGCGACGACCGCGTCGACCGAGCCGTTCTGGATGAAGGGCTCGCGGTTCGCCGAGACCGTCTCGGTGAACTCGATCGAGTCGAACGGGATGCCCAGCTTGCTGGCGATGAGCGCGGAGATCGCGACGTCGAAGCCGGCGGGCTTGCCGTCGAGGCCCGCCAGGCCGAAGAGCGGCTGGTCGAACTTCGTGCCGACCTTCATCGTGCCGGCCTCGGCGAGGCGCGCCATCGTGGTGCCCTCGTCGAAGGTGGGGTTCTCCGCGAGCTCGAGCTTGTAGGGCCCGTCGCCGTTCTCGGGGGCGTTCGTGCCGGCGTCGATGCCGCCGTTGGACGCGCTGCCCGCGGCGCCGCAGCCCGTGAGGGCGACGACGACGATCGCGGCGGCCGCGGCGAGGGTCAGTTTCCTGTTCTTCATGGTTCCCGTTCTTGGCTGGTGGGGTGGATGACGGAGGCGATGGGGATCGCCCGTGGTGCGGGACGTGCGGTGGTGCGGGTGGTGCGGCGCCCGGTGCGCCTGCCTCGACGCGTCCGGGTGCGGTGAGCGGGAGGGCTCGGGCCCTCCGCGCGGGTCAGTGGGCGAGGATCTTCGAGAGGAAGTCCTTCGCGCGGGGGCTCCGCGGGTGGTCGAAGAACTCCGCGGGGCTCGTGTCCTCCTCGATGGCGCCGTCGGCCATGAAGATCACGCGATCCGCGGCCTTGCGGGCGAAGCCCATCTCGTGGGTGACGACCATCATCGTCATGCCGTCCTTCGCGAGGCCGACCATGACGTCGAGGACCTCGGTGATCATCTCGGGGTCCAGCGCGCTGGTCGGCTCGTCGAGGAGGATCAGCTTCGGGTCCATCGCGAGGGCGCGCGCGATCGCGACGCGCTGCTGCTGGCCGCCGGAGAGCTGGGCCGGCATCTTCTGCGCCTGGTTGGCGACGCCGACGCGGTCGAGGAGCTCCATCGCCCGCTTCTCCGCCTCGGCCTTGCCCTTCTTGCGGACCTTGATCGGCCCGAGGGTCACGTTCTCGAGCACGGTCTTGTGCGCGAAGAGGTTGAAGGACTGGAACACCATGCCCACGTCGGCGCGGAGGCGCGCGAGCTCGGCGCCCTCGGACGGCAAGTCCTGGCCGTCGATGGTGATGGTGCCGTCGTCGATGGTCTCGAGCCGGTTGATCGCGCGGCACAGCGTGGACTTGCCCGAGCCGCTGGGTCCGATGACGACGACGACCTCGCCGCGGTTCACCGTGGTCGAGATGTCCTTGAGGACGTGGAGGTCCCCGAAGTGCTTGTTGACGTGGGATACGACGACCAGGGGCTCGCCGACCGCTGCTGCGGCGGGCGAGGCGGGGTCCGCCGTCGGGCTCTGCTCCATGCGAACACCATATCCGTGACGGTGTTTCGTCCGCGTTTCCGCGGGGCATCGTCACCCCATCGTGACGCGGGACCTGCGTTTGCGCCGGTCAGAGCGCCGTACGGGGGTGATCCCCGAAGCCGCGCCCCCGTGAGGCGTCCGCGACCGTGCGCTCAGGCGCGCTGCGCGAACGCCGACTCGTAGAGGCACACGGACGCGGCGGTGGCGAGGTTCATCGACTCGGCCTGGCCGTAGATCGGCACGACGACGGCGCGGTCGGCGAGGGCGAGGTGCTCGTCCTGCAGGCCGCGCGCCTCGTTGCCGAACAGCCACGCGGTCGGGGCGGCGAGGCGGCCCGACGTGCGCTCGGCGAGGAGGTCGTCGCCCTTGACGTCGGCGGCGAGGACCTGGAGCCCGGCGGCCTTCACGCGCTCGAGCACGCCGTCGAGCTCGGGCATGATCGCGACCGGCAGGTGGAAGAGCGAGCCCGTCGTGGCGCGAACGACCTTGGGGTTGTAGAGGTCGACGGAGCGCCCGGTGAGGATCACGGCGTCGGCTCCCGCGGCGTCGGCGGCGCGGATGATGGTGCCCGCGTTGCCCGGGTCGCGCACCTCCTCGAGGATCGCGACGAGGCGCGGCTCGTCGGCGAGGATCTGCTTGAGCGAGGTCGGGAACTGGCGGCACACGCCCACCACGCCCTGCGGGGTGACGGTGTCCGCCATGGAGGCGATGACGTCCTCGGTGACGAACTCGACCTCGATGTCGGACTCGCGGACGGCGCGGGCGAGGTCGGGGTAGCGGTCGAGGGCCGTCGGCGTCGCGAACAGCTCCAGCACGAGGTCGGGCCGGAAGGCGAGGGCCTCGGAGACGGCCTGCGGGCCCTCGAGGAGGAAGAGGCCCGTGTCGGCGCGCGCGTCCCGCTTCGCGAGCTTGGCGACGCCACGGACACGCGGGGAGCGGGGGTTGTCGAGCATGGCACCAACACTAACGGCGCGCCCCCTGTCGGGGACGCGCCGTCGGTGGTGGTGCGGAGCGCTACGCGTTCGCCGCGACCTTGGGGGCCGAGGTGTTCGCGGGCAGGGCGGCCTTGGCCGTCTGCACGAGCGACGCGAAGGTCGCGGGCTCGTGGACCGCGAGCTCCGCGAGGATGCGGCGGTCGACCTGGACGCCGGCGAGCGAGAGGCCCTGGATGAGGCGGTTGTACGTCAGGCCGTTCGCACGGGCGGCGGCGTTGATGCGCTGGATCCAGAGGCGGCGGAACTCGCCCTTCTTCGCGCGGCGGTCGCGGTACGCGTAGACGAGGGAGTGGGTGACCTGCTCCTTGGCCTTGCGGTACAGGCGCGAGCGCTGGCCGCGGTATCCGGCGGCGCGCTCGAGGATGACCCGACGCTTCTTGTGGGCGTTGACGGCCCTCTTGACTCTTGCCATTTCAGTGATTCCTATTCGAGTTCAGGTGTCGCGGACGACGAGGGGCCTAGCGGCCGAGGAGCTTCTTGGCGACCTTGACGTCGGCCTTGGCCAGGGACTGGTCCTGGTTGAGTCGCGCCTTGCGCTTGGAGGACTTCACCTCGAGGTTGTGGCGCATGCCGGCCTGCTGCTTCATGATCTTGCCGCTGCCGGTGACCTTGAAACGCTTCTTAGCACCCGAGTGGGTCTTCTGCTTAGGCATTGTTCTCTTCTCTCGCTTCTCGTGCGCTCGCCTTGGTGGCGTCGCGCTTCGCGTTGGCCTCGGCCTTGGCCTCGGACTTGTTCTTGTGCGGTCCGATGACCATGACCATGTTGCGGCCGTCGATCGTGGGGGTGGACTCGACGCTGCCGTACTCGGCGACGTCCTCCGCGAACATCTTGAGCAGGCGCACGCCCTGGTCGGGACGCGACTGCTCGCGCCCGCGGAACAGGATCATGGCCTTGACCTTGTCGCCGTCCTGCAGGAAGCCCTCGGCGCGCTTGCGCTTGGTCTCGTAGTCGTGCTTGTCGATCTTCAGGCGGAAGCGCACCTCCTTGAGGATGGTGTTCGCCTGGTTGCGACGCGCTTCCTTGGCCTTCTGCGCGGCCTCGTACTTGAACTTGCCGTAGTCCATGATCTTCGCCACGGGGGGCTTGGAATTGGGCGCGACCTCGACGAGGTCGAGGTCGGCTTCCTGCGCGAGCCGGAGTGCGACGTCGATGGATACGACGCCGACCTGCTCGCCTGCTGGGCCAACGAGGCGAACCTCGGGAACTCGGATTCGATCGTTGGTACGGGGATCGCTGATGGACTGCTCCTATTCGTGTCTTCGGGTGGCCCGGCGGCTCTCGGGGAGCCGCTCGGATTCGAGACGAGGAGGGTTCTTCACCAGGGTGCGACGCATTCGTCGCACTCGGCAACACGCCCATGCCCGCTGCTGCGGGGCTCCCGTCCTGCGCGCCCCCGCTGGGGAGCCGTTCGGACGGGGGAGCGAAATCGACCCGGTAACCTATGGAGGCGGTCAAGCGCGGGTGGGAGATCAATCCTCTTTCGAACCGGGACTGTGACAGCCCCGGAGCCGTCGATCAGCATAGCAGACGCCGGCCTCGCCCCGGAAGGGCGGGCACCGACCGGGTGCCGCACCCGTCCGCCGCCATCCGGCCGCCCCGAGCACGAGGACAGACATGACCGACCCGACCCCCGACGACGCCCCGACCGCGGCCGACGCGCACGTCCACCGCTTCGAGGAGCCCGACACCGCGACCGGTGCCGGTGCGACGGGCGCCGCCGACCAGGACACCGCCGACTTCGTCGCCGACCAGTACGCGCGCGACATCGCCGAGGTCTCCGCCGTCGAGGTCATCACGACCACGGCCGTCCACCTCATGAGCGCCGCCGCCGTGAAGTGCGGGCTCGCCGACGACCCCGCCACCCAGACGGACCTCGCCGAGGCGCGGAAGCTGATCATCTCGCTGGCGGGCCTGGTCACGGCCGCGTCGCCGGAGCTGGGCGACCAGCACGCGCGGAGCCTGCGCGACGGCCTGCGCTCCCTGCAGCTCGCCTTCCGCGAGGCGTCGCCGTACCCCGACGCCATCGGCAAGGGACCGGGCGAGAAGTACACCGGGCCCGTCTCCTAGGACGGGACGGGCGGGCCTCCCCGCGGCCGCGCCTCAGCGCGCGGAGGTGATGCGGAGGCCCATGCTGTCGACGCGGTCGGCGAGCACCGCGCTCCGCGACCACTCCCCCTGCAGCCGGGCGAGCAGCGCGTCGAGCGCCGTGCGGTCGAGGCCGTCGACGAGCTCCAGCGCGATCATGAGCTCCGGCCCCTCGAGGCGCGCCCGCGGATCGCCGGGCGCCGTGCGCAGCGCCACGACCGCGGGCTCCTCGACGACGCTCGCCTCGAGCGACGCGATCACCTCGGGGTCCTCCGGGCTCGGGATCCACGGCAGCGACCGCGCGACCGCCCAGACGGCTGGACGGCGCAGCACGAACTCGGTGTCGGACATCGGGTCGAGGACCACGAGGTCGGTCTCCTCGCTCGCGGCGGCCAGCGCCACGCGCACCGCGTCGGCGGGCACGGGCCGGGCGGCCGGGTTCCACCTGCCCATCGCGGCGACGGAGGTGAACACCGGCATGACGGTGCGCCCGTCGGGGCCGGCCACCGTGATGATCGACAGCTCGGCGCTCTTGTCGGCCTTCAGGCCGTGCGCGCCCTCACCCTCCTCGCCGAGGCGGGCGACCAGCGGGATGAGCAGCCGCGCCTCACGCAGCGCGTCGACGACGGCGCCCTGCCCGACCTCGCCGCGGCGGTGCTGGGCAAGCGCGTCGGCGAGGGCCGGCGGCGCGGATCCGTCGTCACCGGGGAACGCGGTCGGCTCGAAGGAGCGCCCCGCCCACGGGGTCCCGGCCGAGTCGGCGTGCGGCGTGGAGCCCGACATCACTCCCCGGCGACGTCGAGCGCCTGGCCGAGCGTGAACGCCCCCGCGTAGAGGGCCTTGCCCACGATGGCGCCCTCGAGGCCGAGCGGCACGAGCTCGCGGAGCGCGGCGATGTCGTCGAGGCTGGAGACGCCGCCGGACGCGACGACCGGGCGCTCGGTCCGCTCGAGCACGTCGCGGAGCAGCGCGATGTTGGGACCCTGCAGCGTGCCGTCCTTCGTGACGTCGGTCACGACGTAGCGCGCGCAGCCGGCCTCCTCGAGGCGCTCCAGCACCTCCCAGATGTCGCCGCCGTCCTTCGTCCAGCCGCGCGCGGAGAGCGTGCGCCCGCGGACGTCGAGCCCGACCGCGACGGCCTCGCCGTGCTGCGCGATGACGCTGGCGGCCCACTCGGGGTTCTCCAGCGCGGCGGTGCCGAGGTTGATGCGCGTGGCGCCGCTCTCGAGGGCCACGTCGAGCGAGCGGTCGTCGCGGATGCCGCCGGACAGCTCGATCTGCACGCCGTCGATGGCGCGGATCACGCGCGAGATGACGGAGAGGTTGTCACCGCGACCGAACGCGGCATCGAGGTCGACGAGGTGCAGCCACTCGGCGCCCTGCTCGGCCCAGTCGCGGGCCGCGTCGACGGGGTCGCCGTACC is a genomic window of Clavibacter capsici containing:
- a CDS encoding glutamate ABC transporter substrate-binding protein, with the translated sequence MKNRKLTLAAAAAIVVVALTGCGAAGSASNGGIDAGTNAPENGDGPYKLELAENPTFDEGTTMARLAEAGTMKVGTKFDQPLFGLAGLDGKPAGFDVAISALIASKLGIPFDSIEFTETVSANREPFIQNGSVDAVVATYTINDKRKEVVDFAGPYYVAGQALMVLADDTTINTPEDVRGKQVCSVAGSTPAANIEAEFGAVVVPTDVYSKCLDPLRNGQVSAVTTDNVILSGFIDQNEGEFKLVGDGETFTEEPYGIGIAKGDEAFRTFINDTLQAAYDDGTWARLFEATAGTVIDTPEPPAIDRY
- a CDS encoding amino acid ABC transporter ATP-binding protein — translated: MEQSPTADPASPAAAAVGEPLVVVSHVNKHFGDLHVLKDISTTVNRGEVVVVIGPSGSGKSTLCRAINRLETIDDGTITIDGQDLPSEGAELARLRADVGMVFQSFNLFAHKTVLENVTLGPIKVRKKGKAEAEKRAMELLDRVGVANQAQKMPAQLSGGQQQRVAIARALAMDPKLILLDEPTSALDPEMITEVLDVMVGLAKDGMTMMVVTHEMGFARKAADRVIFMADGAIEEDTSPAEFFDHPRSPRAKDFLSKILAH
- a CDS encoding TrmH family RNA methyltransferase, producing MLDNPRSPRVRGVAKLAKRDARADTGLFLLEGPQAVSEALAFRPDLVLELFATPTALDRYPDLARAVRESDIEVEFVTEDVIASMADTVTPQGVVGVCRQFPTSLKQILADEPRLVAILEEVRDPGNAGTIIRAADAAGADAVILTGRSVDLYNPKVVRATTGSLFHLPVAIMPELDGVLERVKAAGLQVLAADVKGDDLLAERTSGRLAAPTAWLFGNEARGLQDEHLALADRAVVVPIYGQAESMNLATAASVCLYESAFAQRA
- the rplT gene encoding 50S ribosomal protein L20 — protein: MARVKRAVNAHKKRRVILERAAGYRGQRSRLYRKAKEQVTHSLVYAYRDRRAKKGEFRRLWIQRINAAARANGLTYNRLIQGLSLAGVQVDRRILAELAVHEPATFASLVQTAKAALPANTSAPKVAANA
- the rpmI gene encoding 50S ribosomal protein L35, with product MPKQKTHSGAKKRFKVTGSGKIMKQQAGMRHNLEVKSSKRKARLNQDQSLAKADVKVAKKLLGR
- the infC gene encoding translation initiation factor IF-3 is translated as MSDPRTNDRIRVPEVRLVGPAGEQVGVVSIDVALRLAQEADLDLVEVAPNSKPPVAKIMDYGKFKYEAAQKAKEARRNQANTILKEVRFRLKIDKHDYETKRKRAEGFLQDGDKVKAMILFRGREQSRPDQGVRLLKMFAEDVAEYGSVESTPTIDGRNMVMVIGPHKNKSEAKAEANAKRDATKASAREAREENNA
- a CDS encoding DUF1844 domain-containing protein, coding for MTDPTPDDAPTAADAHVHRFEEPDTATGAGATGAADQDTADFVADQYARDIAEVSAVEVITTTAVHLMSAAAVKCGLADDPATQTDLAEARKLIISLAGLVTAASPELGDQHARSLRDGLRSLQLAFREASPYPDAIGKGPGEKYTGPVS
- a CDS encoding SseB family protein; this translates as MSGSTPHADSAGTPWAGRSFEPTAFPGDDGSAPPALADALAQHRRGEVGQGAVVDALREARLLIPLVARLGEEGEGAHGLKADKSAELSIITVAGPDGRTVMPVFTSVAAMGRWNPAARPVPADAVRVALAAASEETDLVVLDPMSDTEFVLRRPAVWAVARSLPWIPSPEDPEVIASLEASVVEEPAVVALRTAPGDPRARLEGPELMIALELVDGLDRTALDALLARLQGEWSRSAVLADRVDSMGLRITSAR
- the priA gene encoding bifunctional 1-(5-phosphoribosyl)-5-((5-phosphoribosylamino)methylideneamino)imidazole-4-carboxamide isomerase/phosphoribosylanthranilate isomerase PriA; translated protein: MSEFTSTPRLTLLPAVDVAGGQAVRLTQGAAGTETGYGDPVDAARDWAEQGAEWLHLVDLDAAFGRGDNLSVISRVIRAIDGVQIELSGGIRDDRSLDVALESGATRINLGTAALENPEWAASVIAQHGEAVAVGLDVRGRTLSARGWTKDGGDIWEVLERLEEAGCARYVVTDVTKDGTLQGPNIALLRDVLERTERPVVASGGVSSLDDIAALRELVPLGLEGAIVGKALYAGAFTLGQALDVAGE